Sequence from the Streptomyces mobaraensis NBRC 13819 = DSM 40847 genome:
CGGGACAAAAAAGAGCGATTTTGCGCCGCGCCCCTCACTGGTCACCATGTGCTTCTGTCGCACGTATCTGCGACCTGCCCGCAGGATGAGAGGCGCACCACCCCATGCACGAAACCGACGGCACCCCCGCGCGCCGTTTCGGCCTCCCCACGGCGATAGCGCTGGTCATGGGGAACATCATCGGCGGCGGCATCTTCCTGCTGCCCGCCTCCGTCGCCCCGTACGGCACCGTCAGCCTGCTCGCCTTCGGGGTGCTGACGGTCGGGGCCATCGCGCTCGCCCTGGTCTTCGGACGGCTCGCCGAGCGGCACCCGCGGACCGGCGGCCCGTACGTGTACGCGCGCGAGGCGTTCGGCGACTTCGCCGGCTTCCTCTCCGCGTGGTCGTACTGGACCATGACCTGGGTCAGCAACGCCGCCCTGGCGGTGGCCGGCGTCGGCTACTTCCACGCGCTGACGGGCGGGAAGGGCTCGATGGGCACCGACCTGGCCGTGGCCCTGCTGATGCTGTGGCTGCCGGCCCTGGCCAACCTCGCCGGCACCCGCTGGGTGGGCGCCGTGCAGCTGGTCTCCACGGTGCTCAAGTTCGTCCCGCTGCTGTTCGTGGCGGTCGTCGGACTCTTCTACTTCGACCCGCACAACCTGGGCTCCTTCAGCGAGGGGGGCGGGAACTGGGCCGGCGGCCTGACCGCGTCCGCGGCGATCCTGCTCTACAGCTACGTCGGCGTCGAGTCGGCGGCGATGAGCGCGGGCGAGGTCCGCGACCCCAAGCGCAACGTCGGCCGGGCCAGCGTGTTCGGCACCATCGGCGCAGCCCTGGTGTACCTGCTCGGCACCCTCGCGGTCTTCGGCACCGTGCCGCACGGCAAGCTGGTCGGCTCCTCGGCGCCGTTCTCCGACGCCGTGAACGCGATGTTCGGCGGCGAGTGGGGCGGCACCCTGATCGCCGCCGCCGCGGTGATCTCCATCGTGGGCGCGCTCAACGGCTGGACGCTGATGAGCGCCCAGGCCCCGTACGCGGCGGCGAAGGACGGCCTGTTCCCGGCCGTCTTCGCCCGCAAGCGGCGCGGGGTGCCGACGGCGGGCGTGCTCGCCGCGTCCGTCCTGGCCACCCTGCTGACGGTGATCAACTACGTGTCGGGGGCGGGCGGGGTCTTCGAGATCCTGGTGCTGGTCACCACGTTCTCCGCGACCGTGCCCTACCTGCTGGCCGCCGCCGCGCAGGTGTACTTCCTGCTCACCGGCCGGCGCGACCGGGTGCGCGCGGGCCGGCTGACCCGCGACATGGTGCTGGCGCTCGGCGCGTTCGCCTTCTCCTTCTGGCTGGTCGCGGGCGCCGGCTACAAGGCGGTGTACCAGGGCGTGCTGTTCCTCTTCGCGGGCGTGCTCGTCTACGTGTGGATGGCGGCCCGACGGACGGCCGCGGCCGGGGGCGAGGACTCCGCGTCCGCCGGGGAGCCGACGGCGGCCGAGGAGCCCGCCGCGGAGGCGGCCCTCCGGGGCTGAGCCCCTTTCGCGCCGGGGCCTTTCCTCAGGCTCGCCGGTCGCCGGTGTGACCGGCGGGAGCGCGCAGATGGTGTACGCGAGCGGGCGGCACGTTGTCCCAGACGACGTGCCGCCCGACGCCGTACCGGGCCGTGAACGCGTCCAGCAGCGCGGCCACCGCCCGGTGCCGACGCGCCTCGGCCCTGCCGCCGGTCAGCGCGCGCAGCGGCCGGGTGCCGAGGTAGGCGAAGAAGGTCAGATATCCGCCCGGGACGAGGGCGCGCAGGTACTGCGCGAGGATCGCCTCGACCGTCTCCGGCGGGAAATTGGTGAACGGCAGACAGGAAACGATCAGGTCGTAGCGGTGTTCGCCCAGATCGAGCTCCGTGATCGATGCCGGTACCAGCCGGATGCGGTCACCGGCCGCCACCATGGCCGGGTTCGTCTCCCTCAGCCCCTCCAGCGCCCGCACGAACCGGGGGTTGACCTCCACGGCGTCCAGCCGGTCGCCCGGCCGCTCCAGCAGCTCCGCCAGCACCCGGGTGACCGTGCCCGTACCGGCGCCCGCCTCCAGCACCGTCCGGGGGCGCCCGTTCCGCGACGCCCGGCCCGCGCGGTCCCGGCCTGCGAGGTTTTGGTCCGGGTGGCCCCGGTCCGCTCGGTTCCGGTCCGCGCGGTCCCGGCCCGCGTGGCCCCGGTCCACCAGCGGCTGGGCCAGTCGGCAGGCCAGGCTGTGGCTGCTGGGGGCGATGGCTCCGGTGATGCGGAAGGTGCGCACGGACTCCCGGAGGAAGGCAAGCGGGCCTGCCGGGGGAGCGGGGGCCGGGTGGCGGGTGATACGGGAGGCGTCCGAGGCGCCGGTGACGGTAGGGGGCGTGGATGCGACAGGGCCGGCGTAGTCGAAGGCGGTCGGAAGGGGCGTCTGGTCCATGGCCACGACGCTAGGAACCGCGAACCGCCCGGCCATCGGCCGAACCGACCCGCCCACCCCCTACCGAAGTCGGGGGTCCGCCCGCCCGGTCGGCGGAGGCCCGCCGTCCGGGCCCGTGCCTAGGCTGGGCGCGTGTTCACCCTGACCGACCGGACCTGGCCCCGCTGGGCCGATGCCCTGCTCATCGCCCTGGTCGGCTTCCTGTCGGCGCAGGAGGCGTACATCCGCGGCGGAGACCGCCTCCTCGGTCCCGAGGCCGCCGTCGCGCTGGCCGTCGCCACGACGGCCACGCTGATCCCGCGCGAACGGTTCCTCCCGCTCGCCGCGGTCATGGCGGTCGCCACCGCCGCGCTGCTGGGCGTCGCTCCGCCGCTGCTCGTCGTCCTCTTCCGCACGGCCCGGCGCGGCCGGACCGGTCTCGCCGTGCTGTGCGCGGCGGCGGCCCTGACGGGCAACCGGTTCGCCGACCCCGGCCGCAACCTGTGGACCCTGCACCTCTACGGCCCCGTCATGCCCTTGGCCCTCGCGCTGGCGCTCGGGCTGTGGGCGGGCAGCCACCGGCGGCTGGTCGCCGCCCTGGACGACCAGGTGGAGCGGCTGCGCGTCGAACGCGGCCTCCGCGCCGAACAGGCCCGGCTCGCCGAACG
This genomic interval carries:
- a CDS encoding amino acid permease encodes the protein MHETDGTPARRFGLPTAIALVMGNIIGGGIFLLPASVAPYGTVSLLAFGVLTVGAIALALVFGRLAERHPRTGGPYVYAREAFGDFAGFLSAWSYWTMTWVSNAALAVAGVGYFHALTGGKGSMGTDLAVALLMLWLPALANLAGTRWVGAVQLVSTVLKFVPLLFVAVVGLFYFDPHNLGSFSEGGGNWAGGLTASAAILLYSYVGVESAAMSAGEVRDPKRNVGRASVFGTIGAALVYLLGTLAVFGTVPHGKLVGSSAPFSDAVNAMFGGEWGGTLIAAAAVISIVGALNGWTLMSAQAPYAAAKDGLFPAVFARKRRGVPTAGVLAASVLATLLTVINYVSGAGGVFEILVLVTTFSATVPYLLAAAAQVYFLLTGRRDRVRAGRLTRDMVLALGAFAFSFWLVAGAGYKAVYQGVLFLFAGVLVYVWMAARRTAAAGGEDSASAGEPTAAEEPAAEAALRG
- a CDS encoding class I SAM-dependent methyltransferase gives rise to the protein MDQTPLPTAFDYAGPVASTPPTVTGASDASRITRHPAPAPPAGPLAFLRESVRTFRITGAIAPSSHSLACRLAQPLVDRGHAGRDRADRNRADRGHPDQNLAGRDRAGRASRNGRPRTVLEAGAGTGTVTRVLAELLERPGDRLDAVEVNPRFVRALEGLRETNPAMVAAGDRIRLVPASITELDLGEHRYDLIVSCLPFTNFPPETVEAILAQYLRALVPGGYLTFFAYLGTRPLRALTGGRAEARRHRAVAALLDAFTARYGVGRHVVWDNVPPARVHHLRAPAGHTGDRRA